Proteins co-encoded in one Metabacillus sp. KUDC1714 genomic window:
- the gcvT gene encoding glycine cleavage system aminomethyltransferase GcvT produces the protein MAELKRTPLFEVYKNYGAKTIDFGGWDLPVQFSSIKEEHEAVRTKAGLFDVSHMGEVEVRGADSLAFLQKIATNDVSLLKTGGAQYTAMCYEDGGTVDDLLIYKKADNDYLLVINASNIDKDIDWLTANINGDVTIKNISNEVALLALQGPIAQQVLQKLTDTDLTEIKFFKFQDGVKVAGVNSLLSRTGYTGEDGFEIYCAAEDAIVLWEKILEVGKEDGVLPCGLGARDTLRFEAILPLYGQELSKDITPIEAGIGFAVKPNKEADFNGKAVLKKQKENGPARKLVGIELIDKGIPRHGYEVFANGEQIGVVTTGTQSPTLKKNIGLALLKAEFTALGTEVEVQIRKKRLKAKVVATPFYKRPKK, from the coding sequence ATGGCTGAGTTAAAGAGAACACCATTATTTGAAGTGTATAAAAACTACGGTGCAAAAACGATTGATTTTGGTGGGTGGGATTTACCCGTTCAATTTTCTTCTATTAAAGAAGAGCATGAGGCGGTCCGTACAAAGGCTGGTCTGTTTGATGTTTCACATATGGGTGAGGTAGAGGTTCGTGGAGCTGACAGTCTTGCATTTTTACAAAAGATTGCAACAAATGATGTTTCCCTTTTAAAAACTGGTGGTGCTCAATATACGGCAATGTGTTATGAAGATGGTGGCACAGTTGACGATCTCCTAATCTATAAAAAAGCTGACAACGACTATTTACTTGTCATTAATGCATCAAATATCGATAAAGATATCGATTGGCTTACTGCGAATATAAACGGTGATGTAACGATAAAAAACATCTCAAATGAAGTTGCGCTCCTTGCACTTCAAGGGCCAATTGCCCAACAAGTTCTTCAAAAACTAACTGATACAGATTTAACAGAAATTAAATTTTTTAAATTTCAAGATGGTGTAAAGGTAGCAGGTGTTAACAGTTTACTTTCAAGAACTGGATACACTGGTGAGGATGGCTTTGAAATTTATTGTGCTGCAGAAGATGCGATTGTTCTTTGGGAAAAAATTTTAGAAGTTGGAAAAGAAGATGGTGTTTTACCTTGTGGATTAGGTGCACGTGATACTTTGCGTTTTGAAGCCATTCTTCCATTGTATGGGCAAGAGCTTTCAAAGGATATAACACCAATCGAAGCTGGGATCGGCTTTGCTGTTAAACCGAACAAAGAAGCAGATTTCAATGGGAAAGCAGTGTTAAAAAAACAAAAGGAAAATGGACCTGCAAGAAAATTAGTAGGGATTGAATTAATCGATAAAGGAATTCCTCGCCATGGGTATGAGGTATTTGCTAATGGAGAGCAAATTGGTGTTGTCACAACAGGTACTCAATCACCAACATTAAAGAAAAATATTGGATTGGCTTTACTAAAAGCAGAGTTTACTGCGTTAGGAACCGAGGTAGAGGTCCAAATTCGTAAAAAGAGATTAAAAGCTAAAGTTGTCGCTACACCTTTTTATAAGCGACCGAAGAAATAA
- the gcvPB gene encoding aminomethyl-transferring glycine dehydrogenase subunit GcvPB, which produces MNNQQDQALIFELSKQGRVGYSLPELEVEELSLTELIPSDYIRGEEAELPEVSELDIMRHYTALSKRNHGVDSGFYPLGSCTMKYNPKINENVARIAGLAHLHPLQEEETVQGAMELLFDLQEHLKEITGMDEVTLQPAAGAHGEWTGLMMIRAYHEANNDTKRTKVIVPDSAHGTNPASATVAGFETITVKSDENGLVDLEDLKRVVDEHTAALMLTNPNTLGLFEAHILEMAQIVHDAGGKLYYDGANLNAVLSKARPGDMGFDVVHLNLHKTFTGPHGGGGPGSGPVGVKADLIPYLPKPVLVKKEEGYCFDYNRPQSIGRVKPYYGNFGINVRAYTYIRTMGPDGLKNVTEFAVLNANYMMRRLAPYYDLPFDQHCKHEFVLSGKRQKKLGVRTLDIAKRLLDFGYHPPTIYFPLNVEECIMIEPTETESKETLDSFIDAMIQIAREVEETPEIVQEAPHTTVVKRLDETTAARKPILRYQR; this is translated from the coding sequence ATGAATAATCAACAGGATCAAGCATTAATTTTTGAACTTAGCAAACAAGGCCGTGTTGGGTATAGCTTACCTGAGCTTGAAGTTGAGGAATTGTCATTAACAGAACTGATTCCTTCTGATTATATACGAGGTGAAGAGGCAGAGCTTCCAGAGGTTTCTGAATTAGATATTATGAGACATTATACCGCCTTGTCAAAACGTAATCATGGTGTTGACTCTGGTTTTTACCCATTAGGGTCTTGTACAATGAAGTACAATCCAAAAATCAATGAAAATGTAGCACGTATCGCTGGCCTTGCACATCTTCATCCATTACAGGAAGAAGAGACTGTACAAGGTGCGATGGAATTATTATTTGATTTACAGGAGCATTTGAAAGAAATCACAGGTATGGACGAGGTTACCCTACAACCTGCAGCTGGTGCTCATGGAGAATGGACAGGGTTAATGATGATTCGTGCGTATCATGAGGCGAATAATGACACGAAACGAACAAAAGTAATTGTACCTGACTCTGCACATGGAACAAATCCAGCATCTGCGACTGTTGCTGGCTTCGAAACAATTACGGTTAAATCTGATGAAAATGGGTTAGTTGATTTAGAGGATTTAAAGCGAGTTGTTGACGAACATACTGCAGCATTAATGCTTACAAACCCGAATACGCTTGGATTATTTGAAGCACATATTTTAGAAATGGCACAAATTGTCCATGATGCAGGTGGAAAGCTTTATTATGATGGAGCTAACTTAAATGCTGTTTTAAGTAAAGCAAGACCGGGGGACATGGGCTTTGATGTTGTTCACCTTAACCTTCATAAAACATTTACTGGGCCACATGGTGGTGGCGGACCAGGATCAGGTCCGGTTGGAGTGAAGGCTGATCTCATTCCATATTTGCCAAAGCCTGTGCTCGTAAAAAAAGAAGAAGGCTATTGTTTTGATTATAATCGCCCACAATCAATTGGTCGCGTTAAGCCTTACTATGGAAACTTTGGTATTAATGTACGTGCTTATACGTATATTCGTACAATGGGCCCTGATGGACTAAAGAATGTAACTGAATTCGCTGTGTTGAATGCAAATTATATGATGCGACGCCTAGCACCATATTATGATTTACCATTTGATCAGCATTGTAAACATGAATTCGTATTATCAGGAAAACGTCAAAAGAAGCTTGGTGTTCGTACGCTAGACATTGCTAAGCGTTTGTTGGACTTTGGCTATCATCCGCCAACCATTTATTTCCCATTAAACGTTGAAGAGTGCATTATGATTGAGCCTACAGAAACAGAATCAAAAGAAACTCTTGATTCCTTCATTGATGCGATGATACAAATTGCGAGAGAAGTAGAAGAAACACCTGAAATCGTGCAAGAAGCACCACATACAACAGTTGTAAAACGTTTAGATGAAACAACTGCTGCTAGAAAACCAATCTTAAGATATCAACGATAA
- a CDS encoding ABC transporter ATP-binding protein: MSELLLEVNGLKKYFPITGGIFGGKKGEVKAVDDVSFFVNKGETLGIVGESGCGKSTTGRLLMRLLEASDGKIRFEDKEITRMSKTELRKTRRDIQMVFQDPYASLNPRHPIGKILEEPLIVHRIGSKDDRKKRVQEMLEIVGLSSYHARRYPHQFSGGQRQRIGIAKALMTKPKLIIADEPVSALDVSIQAQVLNLMKDIQKEFRLTYIFIAHDLGVVRHISDRVGVMYLGRLIELANSEVLYDDPKHPYTKALLSAVPIPDPDYKSDAIQISGELPSPSNPPSGCAFHTRCSVCMDICKTTKPEYRSLDGHYVACHLYNR; this comes from the coding sequence ATGTCAGAGTTACTTCTGGAGGTTAATGGATTGAAGAAATACTTTCCAATTACAGGAGGTATTTTTGGAGGGAAAAAAGGTGAAGTAAAAGCAGTGGATGATGTGTCATTCTTCGTAAACAAGGGTGAGACGTTAGGAATTGTTGGTGAAAGTGGATGTGGTAAGTCAACCACTGGCCGTCTACTTATGCGCTTACTTGAAGCAAGTGATGGCAAGATTCGCTTCGAAGATAAAGAGATTACAAGGATGTCTAAAACAGAATTAAGGAAGACACGGAGAGATATTCAAATGGTTTTTCAGGATCCATATGCTTCGTTAAACCCTCGACATCCCATTGGAAAAATACTTGAGGAACCTCTCATCGTGCATCGAATTGGCTCAAAGGATGATCGGAAAAAAAGAGTACAAGAAATGTTAGAAATCGTAGGGTTAAGTAGTTATCATGCAAGACGATATCCACACCAATTCAGTGGAGGTCAGCGTCAACGGATAGGGATTGCAAAAGCATTGATGACAAAGCCGAAATTGATTATTGCAGATGAGCCTGTGTCTGCACTTGATGTATCTATTCAAGCACAAGTTCTCAATTTAATGAAGGATATTCAAAAAGAATTCCGACTTACCTACATCTTTATTGCACACGATCTTGGTGTTGTAAGACATATTAGTGATCGTGTCGGTGTGATGTATTTAGGGAGATTAATAGAGTTAGCAAATAGTGAAGTTCTTTATGATGATCCAAAGCACCCATACACGAAAGCTCTCCTCTCTGCAGTACCGATACCTGATCCTGATTATAAAAGTGATGCTATTCAAATCTCTGGTGAACTTCCAAGTCCTTCAAACCCACCTTCTGGATGTGCATTTCATACTAGATGTTCAGTATGTATGGATATCTGTAAAACGACTAAACCAGAATATCGCAGTTTAGATGGTCATTATGTTGCATGTCATTTATACAATAGGTGA
- a CDS encoding rhodanese-like domain-containing protein, translating into MTTTWLLIILLAAIIGYSAFTFFYQRKIMKHLSEEEFRAGYRKAQLIDVREPNEFEGGHILGARNIPLSQLRQRHKEIRTDQPVYFYCQNTVRSGRAAQMLKRKGYSNLHCLKGGFKGWTGKVKKKK; encoded by the coding sequence TTGACAACAACTTGGTTACTTATTATTTTATTAGCAGCGATTATTGGTTACTCTGCTTTTACTTTTTTCTACCAACGTAAGATTATGAAACATTTATCAGAAGAAGAATTCCGTGCTGGCTACCGTAAAGCACAATTAATTGATGTTCGTGAGCCTAACGAATTTGAAGGCGGTCATATTTTAGGTGCAAGAAACATTCCACTTTCACAATTACGTCAACGTCATAAAGAAATCCGTACAGACCAACCCGTTTACTTCTACTGCCAAAACACAGTTCGCAGTGGCCGTGCAGCACAAATGCTAAAAAGAAAAGGCTACAGTAATTTACATTGTTTAAAAGGCGGCTTTAAAGGCTGGACAGGAAAAGTTAAAAAGAAGAAATAG
- the mntR gene encoding transcriptional regulator MntR: MPTPSMEDYIEQIYLLIEDKGYARVSDIAEALAVHPSSVTKMVQKLDKDEYLIYEKYRGLVLTNKGKKTGKRLVYRHDLLEQFLKIIGVDEDKIYNDVEGIEHHLSWNAIDRIGDLVQYFEENEQRVDTLRSIQKNNEEQ, translated from the coding sequence ATGCCAACACCAAGCATGGAAGATTATATAGAACAAATATATTTACTTATAGAAGACAAAGGATATGCGCGTGTTTCAGACATTGCAGAAGCTTTGGCTGTTCATCCCTCCTCAGTCACAAAGATGGTTCAAAAATTAGATAAAGATGAATATTTGATTTATGAAAAATATCGTGGACTTGTTTTAACGAATAAAGGGAAAAAGACTGGGAAAAGACTTGTCTATCGTCATGACCTACTAGAGCAATTTTTAAAAATTATCGGAGTAGACGAAGATAAAATATACAATGATGTTGAAGGAATTGAGCATCATTTAAGCTGGAATGCCATCGATCGTATTGGTGATCTTGTTCAATACTTTGAAGAAAATGAGCAAAGAGTGGATACATTGCGTAGCATCCAAAAAAATAATGAAGAGCAATAA
- a CDS encoding ABC transporter ATP-binding protein: MKEKPILQVKDLKVSFLSDKRLIPAVDGISFELMEGEILGIVGESGSGKSVTSLSTMGLIPCPPGKIVNGLIEFDGKDLTKLKEREMRKIRGNQISMIFQEPMTSLNPLFSIGNQLIEALRLHTTLTKKELKARTVELLTLVGIPRASEIINEHPHQLSGGMRQRVMIAMAMACNPQVLIADEPTTALDVTIQAQILSLMKELNKKMNTSIILITHDLGVVADICERVLVMYSGQIVEQGDVRTILKEPKHPYTIGLLKSVPDLRAKKDRLYSIPGNVPRPGSVMKGCRFAERCDVAESQCYEASPQLYKMDDPNHVVRCFLHRDKEEANHHVRVTSGG; the protein is encoded by the coding sequence ATGAAGGAGAAACCGATTCTTCAAGTAAAAGATTTAAAAGTTTCCTTTCTTTCTGATAAAAGATTAATACCTGCAGTAGATGGGATTAGTTTCGAATTAATGGAAGGAGAGATATTGGGGATTGTCGGAGAATCTGGAAGTGGTAAAAGTGTTACCTCATTATCGACAATGGGATTAATCCCATGTCCCCCAGGAAAAATTGTAAATGGTTTGATTGAATTTGATGGGAAGGACTTGACGAAGTTAAAGGAAAGAGAAATGAGGAAGATACGGGGCAATCAAATCTCGATGATCTTTCAAGAACCTATGACTTCACTAAATCCTCTATTCTCAATCGGTAATCAATTAATTGAAGCGCTCCGATTACATACCACTCTTACAAAGAAAGAACTGAAAGCAAGGACAGTTGAATTGCTTACGTTAGTTGGAATACCCAGGGCTAGCGAAATAATTAACGAGCATCCTCATCAACTTTCTGGTGGTATGAGACAGAGGGTTATGATCGCAATGGCAATGGCGTGTAATCCTCAAGTTTTAATTGCGGACGAGCCGACAACAGCGCTTGATGTAACAATTCAAGCACAAATATTGTCGCTAATGAAAGAGTTAAATAAGAAAATGAACACCTCGATTATTCTTATTACACATGATTTGGGAGTTGTAGCGGATATTTGTGAACGGGTGCTAGTTATGTATTCGGGGCAAATCGTTGAACAAGGTGATGTGCGCACAATTTTAAAAGAACCTAAGCATCCCTACACAATAGGCCTCTTAAAGTCAGTACCCGATTTACGAGCGAAGAAAGATCGCTTATATAGTATTCCTGGAAATGTACCAAGACCTGGAAGTGTGATGAAAGGTTGTAGGTTTGCTGAAAGATGTGATGTAGCAGAAAGTCAATGCTATGAAGCATCTCCGCAATTATACAAAATGGATGATCCTAACCATGTAGTTCGATGCTTCTTGCATAGAGATAAAGAGGAGGCTAATCATCATGTCAGAGTTACTTCTGGAGGTTAA
- a CDS encoding hemolysin family protein — MFIAILFFLLMSFFLSGSETALTAVNKMKLKTRADNNDKKSQALLKLVSKPDELITSILIGNNIANIMLPTLVTIIAIEYGFNVGLATGILTVVLIIFAEVLPKSIAASFADKISYIVFPVIRVILFIFKPLTFLLSRFTRLVVKMLSKDGKVSASISREELITMVNIATSEGTLQNEETRLIKGAIDFYDLDVRDALKTPRTEIQGIPSEATFEESREIVLNGSHTRYPVYKENMDHIVGVLHSKSLLTWSLEPSKKLEDFIDNDPLFVFEFHSIEKVFKLMLKKRRHLAIVLDEYGGTKGIISHEDIIEAMIGQDINDETDEDEEVLIDELTNSHVICNGKLALRRLNEAFKTKIPEDEDILTGFLLKELGRFPNEGETYEYHHLHFDIQKVEENKLKKIKITKKTAAGEE; from the coding sequence GTGTTCATTGCAATACTGTTTTTTCTACTAATGTCTTTTTTCTTATCAGGAAGTGAGACAGCTTTAACCGCCGTCAATAAAATGAAATTAAAAACGAGAGCAGATAACAATGATAAAAAGTCTCAAGCTCTACTTAAACTTGTGTCTAAACCAGATGAATTAATTACAAGCATCCTGATTGGTAATAACATCGCAAACATCATGTTGCCTACTCTCGTTACAATTATCGCGATTGAATATGGGTTTAATGTAGGTTTAGCTACTGGTATCTTAACAGTTGTACTTATTATTTTTGCGGAAGTTTTACCAAAATCGATTGCAGCATCTTTTGCTGACAAAATCTCCTACATCGTTTTTCCAGTCATCAGGGTTATCCTTTTCATTTTCAAACCGTTAACATTTCTATTATCGAGGTTTACACGTCTTGTCGTAAAAATGTTATCGAAGGATGGAAAAGTATCTGCTTCTATATCTAGAGAAGAATTAATTACAATGGTCAATATCGCTACTTCCGAGGGTACGTTGCAAAATGAGGAAACTCGATTAATTAAAGGTGCTATTGATTTTTATGATCTAGATGTCCGAGATGCATTAAAAACACCTAGAACGGAAATTCAAGGTATTCCCTCTGAAGCGACTTTTGAGGAATCACGTGAAATTGTTTTAAATGGAAGTCATACCCGCTACCCAGTCTACAAGGAAAATATGGATCATATTGTTGGTGTATTACATTCAAAGTCTTTACTTACATGGTCATTAGAACCATCTAAAAAACTAGAAGACTTTATTGATAATGACCCTCTCTTTGTTTTTGAATTTCATTCAATAGAAAAGGTCTTTAAATTAATGCTTAAAAAAAGAAGACATTTAGCCATTGTTTTGGATGAGTATGGCGGCACAAAGGGTATCATTAGTCATGAAGATATTATCGAAGCCATGATTGGACAAGATATTAATGATGAAACAGATGAAGATGAGGAAGTTTTGATTGATGAATTAACAAATTCCCATGTTATTTGTAACGGTAAACTAGCTCTGAGACGCTTAAACGAGGCTTTCAAAACGAAAATACCTGAAGATGAGGACATTCTTACCGGATTTCTACTAAAAGAATTGGGACGTTTTCCAAATGAGGGTGAAACGTATGAATACCATCACCTACATTTCGATATTCAAAAAGTTGAAGAAAACAAGCTAAAAAAAATAAAGATAACAAAAAAAACTGCAGCTGGTGAGGAATAA
- a CDS encoding MerR family transcriptional regulator has protein sequence MATKYITISKAAALVGEKAFILKNWEEEFSEFIKIERDEKNARLLTAENIELFRKIKSLKDSHMDVQTIKQLLQNQNGTEPKMKSQVDEEAVTDIKESLSKITSFIESMEVQDVLKLNDRLKQLEENVIHSVNQQIAETSKLQTEVARIEFSDVQEMITALSDTSEIERELYKEEVRRERELVLKQTDEREERFLAFIKQHQNRQERIKHEQRSGLAMIKQIMGFAK, from the coding sequence TTGGCAACAAAATATATAACCATATCAAAGGCGGCTGCTCTTGTTGGTGAAAAAGCGTTTATTTTAAAAAATTGGGAAGAAGAATTTTCGGAGTTTATTAAAATTGAAAGAGATGAGAAAAACGCAAGACTACTTACTGCTGAAAATATTGAATTATTTCGGAAAATTAAATCGTTGAAAGATAGCCATATGGATGTGCAGACAATTAAGCAGTTATTGCAAAATCAAAATGGAACTGAACCTAAAATGAAATCACAAGTAGATGAAGAAGCAGTTACAGACATTAAAGAATCTCTTTCGAAGATTACTTCATTTATTGAATCAATGGAAGTTCAAGATGTTTTAAAATTAAATGATCGCTTAAAGCAGTTAGAGGAAAACGTTATTCACTCTGTAAATCAACAAATTGCAGAAACGTCAAAGCTGCAAACAGAGGTTGCGCGCATTGAATTTTCTGATGTTCAAGAAATGATTACAGCTTTATCTGATACGTCGGAAATCGAGCGTGAATTATATAAGGAAGAAGTTCGTAGAGAACGTGAGCTTGTCCTGAAACAAACTGATGAACGTGAGGAGCGCTTCTTAGCATTTATTAAGCAGCATCAAAACCGGCAAGAACGTATTAAACATGAACAAAGATCTGGCTTAGCTATGATTAAGCAAATAATGGGCTTTGCAAAATAA
- a CDS encoding lipoate--protein ligase family protein, with the protein MTKEVWRYIDSGNCSPSFNMALDEALLEWHSEGKIPPTIRFYGWDPATLSIGYFQKVEKEINLDAVKKYGLGFVRRPTGGRGVLHDKELTYSVIVSEEHPEMPKTVTEAYRVISEGILEGFKNLGLDAYFAIPRTEEEKQGLKSPRSAVCFDAPSWYELVVEGRKVAGSAQTRQKGVILQHGSILLDLDEDMLFDLFNYSNDKVKERMQRAFKNKAVATNTLRVEPVTINEAKKAFKEGFEKGLNIELEPYDLNKEELEYVEKIAKEKYESEEWNFKR; encoded by the coding sequence ATGACGAAAGAAGTTTGGCGATATATTGATTCTGGCAACTGCTCACCATCCTTTAATATGGCTTTGGATGAAGCATTATTAGAATGGCATAGTGAAGGGAAGATTCCCCCTACGATTAGATTTTACGGCTGGGATCCTGCAACACTTTCGATTGGATACTTTCAAAAGGTTGAAAAAGAGATAAATTTAGATGCTGTAAAAAAATATGGACTCGGATTTGTTAGAAGACCTACAGGTGGTCGAGGTGTACTACATGACAAAGAGTTAACATACAGTGTTATCGTTTCTGAGGAGCACCCAGAAATGCCAAAGACAGTAACAGAGGCATACAGAGTGATCTCTGAAGGAATTTTAGAAGGTTTTAAAAACCTTGGGCTAGATGCGTATTTTGCAATTCCACGTACTGAAGAGGAAAAGCAAGGGTTGAAATCACCGCGTTCAGCTGTTTGCTTTGATGCTCCTTCTTGGTATGAGCTAGTAGTGGAAGGGCGTAAAGTGGCTGGAAGTGCCCAAACTCGTCAAAAAGGCGTGATTTTGCAGCATGGATCGATTCTGTTAGATCTGGATGAAGATATGTTGTTTGACTTATTTAACTATTCGAATGACAAAGTAAAAGAAAGAATGCAGCGTGCATTCAAAAATAAAGCAGTAGCAACAAATACGCTTCGTGTTGAACCAGTGACGATTAATGAAGCGAAAAAAGCATTTAAAGAAGGTTTTGAAAAAGGCTTAAATATTGAATTAGAACCTTATGATTTAAATAAAGAAGAACTTGAATATGTTGAGAAGATAGCAAAAGAGAAGTATGAAAGTGAAGAATGGAATTTTAAAAGGTAA
- the gcvPA gene encoding aminomethyl-transferring glycine dehydrogenase subunit GcvPA, protein MNHRYLPMTEQDKQEMLQAIGVPSVDELFQDIPESVRFQGEYNIKKAKSETELLKELSQLAAKNKDLRSHASFLGAGVYDHYMPVIVDHVISRSEFYTAYTPYQPEISQGELQAIFEFQTMICELTGMDVANSSMYDGGTALAEAAMLAAGQTKKKKILVSKAVNPESRDVIKTYAKGQYIEVVEVPVKDGVTDLEALKLEMNEDVAAVLVQYPNFFGSIEPLKEIEPIAHTGKSMFVVSSNPLALGALTPPGALGADIVAGDAQPFGIPTAFGGPHCGYFAVTNKLLRKVPGRLVGQTTDENGKRGFVLTLQAREQHIRRDKATSNICSNQALNALAASVAMTALGKQGVKEMAIQNIQKANYAKNACVKAGLNVPFSQPIFNEFVVKLTKPIREVNKQLLEKGIIGGFDLGRVAPELENHMLIAVTELRTKEEIDTLVKELGDGNE, encoded by the coding sequence ATGAATCATCGATATTTACCAATGACAGAACAAGATAAGCAGGAAATGCTGCAAGCAATCGGTGTACCATCAGTTGATGAATTGTTTCAAGATATTCCAGAAAGTGTTCGTTTTCAGGGAGAATACAACATAAAAAAAGCGAAATCTGAAACCGAGCTATTAAAGGAGCTATCACAATTAGCTGCAAAAAATAAAGATTTACGTAGTCATGCATCATTTTTAGGTGCAGGTGTTTATGACCATTACATGCCTGTCATTGTTGATCATGTGATTTCTCGCTCTGAGTTTTACACAGCTTACACACCTTATCAACCAGAGATTTCTCAAGGTGAACTCCAGGCGATTTTTGAGTTTCAAACGATGATTTGTGAGTTAACTGGAATGGATGTTGCAAACTCTTCTATGTATGATGGTGGAACAGCTTTAGCGGAAGCTGCGATGCTAGCCGCAGGTCAAACGAAAAAGAAGAAAATCCTTGTTTCAAAGGCTGTTAATCCAGAATCTCGTGATGTTATTAAAACGTATGCGAAAGGTCAATACATCGAAGTTGTTGAAGTACCAGTGAAAGACGGTGTAACAGATCTTGAAGCACTTAAACTAGAAATGAATGAAGATGTTGCAGCAGTTCTTGTTCAATATCCCAACTTCTTTGGGTCTATCGAGCCTTTAAAAGAGATTGAGCCGATCGCACATACTGGTAAAAGCATGTTTGTTGTGTCTTCGAATCCATTAGCATTAGGCGCATTAACACCTCCTGGAGCATTAGGTGCTGATATTGTTGCTGGTGATGCGCAACCATTTGGAATTCCAACAGCATTTGGCGGACCACATTGTGGGTATTTTGCTGTAACGAATAAGCTTTTAAGAAAAGTGCCAGGTCGTCTTGTTGGTCAAACAACTGATGAAAATGGGAAACGCGGATTTGTTTTAACCCTACAAGCTCGTGAACAGCATATCCGTCGTGATAAAGCGACATCTAATATTTGCTCAAACCAAGCGTTAAATGCACTTGCAGCGTCTGTTGCAATGACTGCTCTTGGTAAGCAAGGAGTAAAAGAGATGGCGATTCAAAATATCCAAAAAGCAAATTACGCGAAAAATGCGTGTGTAAAAGCAGGACTGAATGTTCCGTTTTCACAACCAATTTTTAATGAATTTGTTGTGAAGCTAACAAAACCTATTCGTGAAGTGAATAAACAGCTTCTAGAAAAAGGAATAATTGGTGGTTTTGATCTTGGAAGGGTGGCTCCTGAGCTTGAAAACCATATGCTTATCGCAGTTACCGAGCTACGTACAAAAGAAGAGATTGACACACTTGTAAAGGAATTGGGGGATGGCAATGAATAA